Genomic DNA from Theobroma cacao cultivar B97-61/B2 chromosome 3, Criollo_cocoa_genome_V2, whole genome shotgun sequence:
tagtataccttataaatagtctttaaatctagttagattagaataacaatttctaattctattaggataagattcctaattaaattaggataaggttattgtatttgatactataaaaggaccctatgggttaaagaataattatcacctagatttagagagagtgatttaggtgtacgtgggataagggttatgagtttgagactgttcttgtaatttcttgatttttctcttagtgaatttttttctgttgttgtgcccgtggacgtaggtcatcaaaagaccgaaccacgcaaattcttgtgttcttgtgggtgtgcttgatttcttctttctttattctattgattgggttagatcttgggtaattctttagagacaaTTCCGCAATTTCCCAACAGATGTTGATGCTTTTAGGAATTGTTATGATCAGTCAATGAGTATATGTCACTGCTGCTGTATCACATGTTAATTGCTGGAGAGTCCAAAGtctttttgaaatttgtttatatttctcaaaatcaaattaaaatttattaacacAAACAAGTTGATATGTTTTGTTATTTGAGATAAACAAACATTCAATTACATCATGGCATACGTTAACTTACAATCAATCAACTAAGTCGTAACAAAACTCCCTTATCAACGtctatttttattaaagaatTTGTAAAAGAGATTGATTTgctaagaatatatatatatatatatagttctctttataatcatttttaatttgttaattttgttgaaaattttcatttttttcacaatatttgattcaaaatacaCTCTCGAGATAAAGCCATCATAGAATCAGATTCTATTATGAACCATTTGTTATTGATAATGAACAAATGTGATCGATATTTTGTACCCTACCCCGTACTAAAAGAAAACGTTTAAAAGGAGTTGTTTTTACAATCGGATTAGCTTCCCTTTCTGTTTCTCCACCACTCGGCATGCAGCAAGAATCTCCGATCACCAACCAATGAAttacaaaagagaaaaagatggTGACCACTCACTCGATCTTGCCATATCTATGCACTGAAAGAGGCGTGTTCATCTTTTCATCATTCCTCTATATATGGTTGATGTAAAAGCACTATAAAAATTCTACTCTCTAGTGCTTTTTCCATTATTCATTTTGCATCACTTGCTGACTCCACTGAAAAAAGCTGCACCAAATAACACGTTTGAAGAATCTGGGCGTATACAAAAGAGGAAAAGCTGTGCACATTATTTTCCACTATATATCCATCTCATTTAAAAGTGATTCCACTTTTTCTCATTGACACGTTAAAAACGAAATTCAAAGATCTAACTTCTTCTGTCTGTATGATTAGCAGTGTTTGTAATTTGAGTACaattttgaacaaagtgtAACAGATAACCCTTTTTCTTCCACTTGTTTCTTCCTTGAAGCTCATCAACAAACAACGTTGGAAGTAGCTAGTTCACTTTAGAGATAGAGGGTTCAAGTCAAAGTCGTTGACTGTCACGGCTCTCATGTCTCCCCCGCATGCAACCATGTGTATGCACATGTATTTATTTCTCAATGTCCAAGTCTTCTGGCGCATCTCacactccatttttcttctttcatcctACATCGAAGCATGCATTTCGTGTGAGGCTCCTTTCTTTAATCATTCTTTATTGCTTAATGCTGCTTTGATTCTACTAATATACATCCGTTTAAAGTGGGTGCTGAGGGAAGTAAGACGTGGGAATGAAGATTAATTAGCTCCAAAACCATACTTGTTTATTGTTGGTAGCTGGCTTAGCGCCACACTGGCCAAATACTTTAAAAGTGAATGATGGAACATGTTTTGGGACACTGCTAGCGTAATCAAACGTGAGACAAGGCCTTGCATTTGTTTATTAAGACTTGAATGCTTTAACAAACACAGACCAAAGATAGCGTAGACTTGGGAGATGAAGAGGGGCCAGGGCCAGAGACCccatcattttcaacagaTCGGACACACCGACCAGCGTGGAGAAGGAGAGACATATAGACGCGGCGTCCAATTTTAActggaaaattttggaaaaagacTGCATATAGGATTAAGATATAGCCGAAAGGAGTAATACTGTATGCACACAGGACCTACACGAGAAGCATGCTCGCGGACTTCCTGTATCAACTAATAAACTTCATTTGTTTGATAATAAAGTTAGTCAATGTTCTGCATGtcctaaaattaaataaaatttttcctttGCAGATGTCTTTAATTATGACTCTCATTAGGTATGAACTTTGCATTAATTAAACCGCTCATTTCTGAAGCTTTGTGTGCGGAAGTCAGTGCAGGGAATATCAAAATCAGGGTTAGACATTTGAAAGTGAGAGGCATGCGTTGGAAAATATGAGCTGAATgtgttgaattttttgtggGAATATTGATACCGTCCATATCTGTTCTTTAAGGTTTCAGGCTAATTTATAAGTTGTTTCAAGAAAGTGTAGAGGTTTTGGTAAACTGCTATGGGAAATATAATTTCCAACAAGTTCGTGTGCAGACCGTGGCCCCGAGGGAGTTAACCAGATAAGtaaacaaaagaacaaagaattggtaaaaaattaatattgcTACTGTGTAGGAAACAAAGggtttataatatatttttttcagaACAGACAGCAGCAGCATTTTGAATTGCAAATTAACCCAGGAGAAGAGTAAGACCATGTATAATGTGTACACATGACTTGGAATAAATCCGCAATAACTGGCTTCTTGGCTCCTTCCTatcttcaaaaatcaaaagtgcaatatatataaagtatgGAAAAAAGTCACAAACATTATGCCACAGAAATTAGGCTGGAAAAGAAATTTCTGTATCATTTCtggattattttttttatgatctATGTCGCATATATGAAGAGTAATCAAGACCAAGGTCAAGGGAAATTATTCCTGCTTAATTTAAAAGCCATCAAATTCTCAATGCGATACTTTCAATCTTAGCATACCTTATATCACTTTGTCATGAGGCTATAAACATCGTCCATTAAGTATTTTCATTTGAAGAAAACATAGTACAATAAATACAGAATCCCAACTCGCATGTTGCTGCGACTTTTCTAAGCATGGATGCAACAGACATGTCATCGCGGACCCAAAACGACAATCATGTTGAGTTCAAAGTGCCAGGTGCCCAACATAATGTCCGCAATCTCCACCGACATCGAGCACACGTGAACGAAGACAATAACGTAAGCCTGTCCAGTTATCCACTTGGATGTTTCTGCCATGTGGTAGCTTAATTTGCACGTAGAGCGGCTTAATTGGCTGAGGTTAAAGAGATTTGATGCTTATCATCAGTTTGGTGGCATTCCATTTTTAAACAAGTAATTTGATGTTCTTCTAAGTTTGCATTCTAAAAGagtgatgaaaataaaattgaggCAACTGGGATACTAATTTTCTAtaatttactttaaattaaagaaatttcaataaaaagatttgttcaatttttaaatgtaaCAATTGTTTTACACTAATGGAAGAACGAATgggtttgaataaaattatagatttttgaagatgaaaatatttaaatctatttttttatattaatctTAAAGAAGTTTTTGTGATATAACGGGGgtgttatgttatgaaataattatatttgacTGGGCAGGAAATCCAAGATTTAACCAAATATCCATGTGGCCCAAAGACATGCTTAGAaggttaaaacttaaaagcttaaattgaaattaaatatttgacactttttcaattaaaagtaaaatgtttttggttttttataattaaggaTTAAGATGAAAGATGCCTAACGACATGTGTATGATGTGGGCTGTCAagttttttctattaaaaagtattttttgtCGAGTAAAAACGATTCAAATTATGACATGATTTGTAATAATCTTTCAGTATAACGTGTAACAATtcaattttcaacatgacaTGTAGCAGTAAAATCATCAATGCTATGTATGAattacatttttcaacatgacgtgtaataattaaattttcaacatgatatataataactaaatcttcAATATGACTTGTAacagttatatattttaacatgatgtgtaataattaaatatttaatatgaCTTGTAATaactatatttttcatcatgaaatgtaataactaaattttcaatatgacttataataattactttttttaatataatgtgtaataactaaatcttCAACATGAtttgtaattattatatttttcagcatgacatgtaataattaaattttcaatatgaaGTATAacaattactttttttaatatgatgtgtaataattattttttaaaaaatttttataagaatgtattaaaaaaaattcaaaagctaAACCCCTTTTTGTACAAAAGCTACGTGAGACTCCAATGGAGTGCAGTAAGAACCCAACTAGTAAGTCAAACAAACGTAAACCCTCAATCAAATATCCTTAGAGTCCTTCCCAATAAAAGACATCAAAAAGTAAATCCATCCAAGGCATCTCCGTGGAAATCACAACAAGGCAGCGTCCCAACCTCCCAACAGGTATCAAAAAGTTCTCAAAAGTGAGAGGAGATTGTCATAATcagaaaacataaaatttaccCCATAAAACGTAAACAAGGCATCTAGCCTCTCATAAAGAGATCAACAAAAGAAGAATCACCAGCGAATCATAAGTCAACAAAAGGAgccaaataaaataagaatccAACAAacagtaataaaaaataacaataatatttctcaCATATCATTAACCCTctaatttaatctttaattataaaaaataaaaaaatatttatttaaattaaaacatttgatctttaattaaaaaaaaaacctaagtGTTCAATTCCAATTTGAACATTTAGCTTGGTTGGAAAGATATGTTCCCTGCTCAGAGACCTGTTACCCATTTTTTGGGCCAAAACGACAGCCCAAAATGTCTGTGTTTCCCGCTTTTGTTTCCTTGTGgatatttttcaacttaatgttttattttgggcctgaaaagaaagaaaaaggagaattCAAATTCAACATATCATAGTAGTGGTCGTAGAGGATGATttccaaaaaggaaaaattcagAACGGAAATTCTCAAGTGTAAATTTGTCCGTTGTAGCCTTGAAGGTAACCTaacatttcctttttttattttattttctttttttttttacctcttCGTCCTCCCGCTCGTAGCTCGCCCACTGTTCAGAAACCGCCAATCCAAATTCCCCGGCAAATTTACCGATCCGTGGAAACGCTCAGAATTATcctggtaaaaaaaaaaggtaattcTTTTTTCTAGTCACGCGTTTTATCCATCGCCACTGATTCTTTTAACCTGTTCAACAAAATTCTTGGGAATTGTTTACGTTCAAACCTCGACATCAATTTTAtcgttcttttatttttaacattttcgAGGGTGTGATGGAGGTTTGATTTATCTGTGTTTTTACTTTGAAATTTGATTATATGTTCTGTTCGAGAAATTTCTATCGAATTTTTAGGTCGAGGAGAAAGCATTGTAAGTTTTATGAAGAATTATTGTTTCTATTATTGGCCTTTTAACTTTGTAGTATCATGTTGTTGTCCTTGTTGTAGAATTCATGAATGGTTTAATTGAGTAAGGTTTGGATATCTTTCCCCGTGACTTCTCCATTTACCTTTGGACATGCAAGAGCAACAGAGAACAGCAGAGAGTTTCTAGGTCAAATAGTTCTTGGTGTCTGAATTCGTGAAGGAGCTTGGGTTTGCcttttatctaaaataaaaaaaaaaaatagggaCGTGATTTTGTTGTTAACTTGTTGCTAATTGTCATTCTTATCATACTACGAGTATCTGATATAGACTCACATCAGAAACCCTAGGAGTACACCTTTTTAATACTTGAGGCATGCTAAAGAACTGCTGACATCTGACACGAGGCAAACCAGCCATGTTAATGAAGGCTTTGTATTAACATCCTTGTTAAATTTGGCTTGGTCTATATTCGtcttcattattttcatttgggATATTTGAATTGAATGTAAAATGTTCTAGCTTATTTGGTGGTTTGACTGATTAAGGTCATAATCTCCTTAGATGTTTTGGAAGATTGAGTGATATCTATCACTGCTCTTTCTTGTGTAGGATGAAAATTATAGTGTGGGTgcaaattttgatgttttttcTTATTGTGATGTAGATTGCAGAATCTTGGGGCGTGGCTGTGATTATTTGGACTGCAGGTCATGTGCTGTCAAAATTCTTGCATGCATTTGTCTGCAGAAGAGTCAGATTCAGCTGCAGAGAATCTCTTAGTATATTGCAAGCCTGTAGAGTTGTACAATATTCTTCATCGCCGTGCTTTACACAATGTAATACTATGCTTTTCTTTCTGAACATGTATCTCTTTCTTTGATCTATTTCATGCTGGGAAGTTTTagatactttttttttttttgtgttgaaTAGAACCtactattttattctatttggAAAGTCTTGCTCGGATGTTCATCTTTTAGTTCAGATAGGTTCTGTAGTTAATCTTTTCTGCAATAAGCCATGTAACTGCATGACATTACATTGGGGTTTAAGGAGGTACATTGCCTCATCTCATGGGTGTCAACTGTTTGAGGCCTTATAGGAAAAATTCTCTGTATCATTAGACTTTCTAATCAAAACTCATTTGCTGCTTCAGCCTTCATTTCTTCGAAGATGTCTGAAATACAAAATACAGGCAAGGCATAGAAGGCGGTATgaactttctttttaatatctGTTCATTGCTGTCAGAAGTAACACTATGATTTctattaatttatttcattGAACTAAGGTATTAGGGTGTTAATGTTGTGGCAGTGACCACTGCCTCAAGTCTCTCCttatagataaaatatatatatatatttatgtagaTGGTTTTTTTGTCTTCAAGTCAGGATGTAATTAAAGGCAGACAAGTATGGGTAGTTAATTGGAACTATCTTTTTCTCCTCTCTTTCATGCTTCTGAAAAGTGAAAAGCAGCAATATTCTTTGAtgattatttgatgtttgAACTAAAGTGCCACATTTGCGAATAAATTCAGTTAAAAAGGAAGTTAATTGTTTGTTGGCCATGTGAGTTTTCTTGAATAGACTAGGTTCCAAGTTgtagcatgatgaatttgatggCGGAGTTGGGCTGATTCAGTACTAAAAGAATAATCTTAAGACAGATCCTGAGACAGTTTCAAAGTCCTAAAACTCTCCAGATGTTTAAGCATGGCCCTGAATTTTTGAAGCCATACTTAACAGCATTAGTGGGAATAAAGACAAGACATTATTATCACAAAATAGTAACTTAAGTGCATAGTGATTGCTATAGTGCTGGTGTTTTGCTCCATTGATCTTCTACTCTATGTCTACAGCTACTAAACTCTTCGTCTAGCAAAGAGTAAAGAAAATTTCTGCATTTCTAACAAAATTATCTGGTTTGTTTATGACTTATTATTCGGTTAACGTACGTAGGATATGTTTGTGTAGGTTGAGGGCTGGAATTGTAATTTTCAACTATAAAGATTATGGCAATATGCTACAAAAGACTGAAGGTATCATGAATTTCTTCATCTTTGCAGAATTTTGCATGATACATCATATTTTACTTAACCTTTATAGCGAAAATTGATTCTCGGTGCTCTAATTCTTACATTGTCCTTTAACTTGCAGTAACTGAAGATTTCTCTTGTCCATTTTGCTTGATGCAGTGTGCAAGGTTTAAGGTGGATATTTATCTGTAGTCTTTGCTTATCTTGGGTGCTTCATTcataattttgattgtttacATCACATTATATAAGTTGCAATTTATCTTATTGAAAACAACAGGAGGGGgtgttaatttaaatttaccCTGCACATGATTAAACAAACTCATTCTCACATATGTTAGCatgattttcatattttataaatcttttttccaaaatattgCAATTTGTTCTATCCAGGCATTATTCTGATTCTTTTGCATTAAAGACTCACTTTCCCTAGTTGAGGTATTCTCTTGATAGTATCAGCCTTGGTTTTTATTAGACATGCAtaactttttctattttatcaAACAGAACGCTTGTTTGACACTCAGCCAACCTTCATTTTTGTTCACAGGGTCTGCGGTATCATTTGTGCTCTTCACATGACTTGTTCAACTTTGATTTCTGGGTTGGTAGCTTAAATTGTAAAGTCACTTGCTACTCAATTGAGATTTTCTAGAAAGACTATTGAAAAGACAATTACATTTTAGGTCACAGAGGAGTATCAAGTGGTGAATGTCTCTGTGAAAATTGATATAATGGTATCTGAGGTAAGAATTCCCTTTCCATCCTAAAAGTATTTTAGTAGGTTTCCTGTTTTCCGTTTCTCTTCAAAATTCATGCTGAAGCTAAGACCGACATAAACAACAATCCTGGACCCTTCAAAGATTGTAGGTTATGTTTAAATGGTGGACATCATGGAAAAAGTGGAAGTAATGGCTGTTGGTTTGGGGTGCGATATTGTTTATTATTAACAATGGTTGaaaagtgaaattaaaatgCATATCGTTggtatatgttgtgcattttCTTAGTTGAACAAAATGAATTGTGACTAGGCTTGTGGCTTTCCCCTAATTTCTATCAAAAAGCATGAATGACTTCTTGAACTTTAATATTCTGCCAAAATGTTCTTGTTACAGACTGTGGCAAGTGGAGTAGACCCACGAGTAGAAACTTTCTGCTTCTGGTAGGATATATTATTTTGCTCTTTCAACTGCTATCTGCTTGCTGGTAATAAATACTGCAGTTGAATGGTAAAAAGAATTTCATGTGCAGCTCGAAGCCTCGAAGGCGTTGGGCTACAAACCCTCTTCAGAGTGAGAAGAATGTCAATGTACAATTTTTGGAGTTGGACTCACCCAAAATGGCCAGTGAAAGCAGGCAGAATGGATTTCTGGAGAAGGATGATGGTACATTTTCCAGTAACACCtgttataacatttttatatttatctttaCATTTAATGCCTTGGTCTTAGATATCTTTTATAGTGCATGAATGCTTTACATCATGAAATCACCCATATCATTGGGTAACTTATAAGTAAAAAGATACTAGAACAACGATTCCATAATTACCTTTCTTTGATATTGATTTTTAACTCTGTGAAGGTGAGAGGGTTTCCAAGTCAATTCCTGTTGAGAGAGATATGCAGAATGGATGGCATGGTGTGGAAAACTATGGCTCTGATTATACAAGTGCAACAGAGTGTGTTGCACCGGTTGCAACTAGTTGCAATGGTCCAGGAGTTTCAATTGCAATGGCTCAATCTCCTGTGGAGCCTGACTGTATTAAATCATTATCTGCAAATGATACAGCTGTTCCTCCtgtaaaaacaaagaaaataatggcAGAACGGTCTGAACCTAGGAAGTATGTTCTCCAAGGCAATGTTTTTCCCCAGTCAATTcctttcatgtttttagagGCCTTTTCTGTTATATTCTTTCCCTCCTGTTTAATTGCATTGCTCAATATGCTTTTCCCTCtccttattttgtttttttttcttgggttATGTTTGCTAATAGCAATTGTTATCTTTTCAAAATACCTGAAGTTTAGGCAtgctaattatttttatttttatctttaacttttcaaatgttgTGCTCTCACAGCCGCATGCTCCTGGTGAAACGCCAATTCTTTCACTCACACCGAGTTCAGGTGATTAGTTTTAGCTATCTTCTTAGGCTGATTACACTATTAGTCCTGTCATGAACATTCATGTCGTGAGATCTCCATTAACAAGAAGTCATTTGGATCCATATGAGTATAAATGGAAGTAAGCCGAGTCAGCTGGCATGCAGTAGAATTGAGAGGCAAATCTGGTCTAACTTTTGATCTTATCTTGGGTTCATATGTCATCAGATCTCCGTTAACACCAATCGATTCCCAGAAATACACGTGAACAGACTACACATTACTTCCATTCATATTTCATTTGTTAATTTTCAGATTTTGTTTGATGTAACACTTTGGTCAGGTGACTTTACTCTTTATGCATgaattttccttgaaaatctttgcttgtgtaattgggcttctgatttttttttttaatccgTAGTCAGATAGGCAAAGTATGCTTAATAGGTTTCCATCAAGAGCTGTTTATCGTTCTTGTGATTTTTTCtgtttataatatataaattgtttCTCCATATGCACTAATATGTCTCTTGTTGTTTTAATGAAAGCCAATGGCAATAGACCAAGTAATGTCAGATAGGGACAGTGAAGACGAAGTTGATGATGACATTGCAGATCTTGAAGATCGCAGGGTAAGGTTTATGattttgcatgaaaattttgaccttttttcCTGATCTTCTCATTACAACAATAAACCTTGCTGGTCTAGGTTTAAATTTCTGGAAtttactttgaaattcttagTATTTTATAATGTATTGGAAGAGTTTATTTGCCTGGTTCTGTCTCTGTGAAATATAGTGCAAAAGGTTTTTCTGGATTTGTGGTTAATgtcatttataaatttaaccatTCAAATCGTGATAAGGAAGTAACACCAAGTCAGTATGCATGCAGTAGAATTGAGAGGCAAATCTGCTCTAGCTATTAATGGTTTCTTCaatatgaaatttgaaaatgattgtGAAAAATTGGACCAGTGATCAatggtgtaaaatttttaattcagtTATTGAACTGACTGGAAGAAATGTGTTTTAGCATTCTGAGAGCAAGTGtggaattgaaaaagaaaatgtattTAAATCACTCTTGACTTTTGTTGGAGTCAGAGTAACTGGTGAACAAGCATTTCATATTTGGGTTTATAAATTATCAGTTGTGAGAGGAAAGTAAGGcattaaataaatagtgaTGTGTTGGGTCAGACAATCAGTTCTCCTCATTTGTCTCAACTAATAGTAGGTTGCTCACTGTTTGCTTCTATTGTACAAGCAATACTTTGTTCATCACTataaatataagtatataACAACAATGACCAGagtaattatgaaaatacagGCTTGTTTATTTACCATATACTTGATTGATGATAGTCCGGTTTCTTGAAGGTGAGAAATTGTGGTTTAGAATGATGTGTATTATGTTTGATTGGACTTCAACTCAATTGGGCTAGGATCCTATCTCAAGTTGCATTTTTGATTAGATGTTCTGGTTATTATACTTTTGAGAAGTGAGAGGATAACATAAAACCCATATGTGACAGATGCTTGATGATTTTGTGGATGTTAGCAAAGATGAGAAGCAGCTTATGCATCTTTGGAACTCGTTTGTTAGAAAGCAAAGGTAGTCTGTGCTTAACACTTcaagctttcttttcttttcttcttgccAATTGAATTCATGGTTATCATTTACTGTTTTTCCCCTTATTTCTATTAATTTGTTCCCTCCAATTGTTGTATGTCAAGAAGTTATAAGAAGATTTTAGTACTTGAGGTGGCACCACTTATTAAAAGGTCTCTTGATTCATTTGACAGGGTTCTGGCTGATGGTCATGTTCCCTGGGCATGTGAGGCTTTCTCAAAACTCCATGGCCAGGAGTTGGTGCAATCACCTGCTCTCTTTTGGTAATGTTCTTGAAGTATTCTTGCCCATTTCTCTACAAGTTCATGTCGTTTGACTGCTAAGTTGCATTTTGCCATCAATAGTGATAGCCACTTCATTGAGTTATTTACTTTGAGTTGACAATTTATGGGCCATGGCAGATAGAGGTGATAAAAACCAACTGTAAACAGCCCATGCCCACCCAGAATTTAACTTATTGAGGTGTTTCAATTAATTCATAGGTAGTTAATCAACTTATAAAGGGCATACATGGCAATCCATTTTGAACCCCTTTTATAACCTATATTCCATTCCATCCAAATCTCCTTCCAGAATACTGCAAGTTTGATACTTGTAAAAATCGTAAAACTGTGTTTGAAATGTCTTCTCTAATTAAAAGTAATTGCAAGTCATTGAGATCTTTGATGTCTGTGTTTGAAGTGTCACATATTTTCCGGTTCAGGTGTTGGAGGTTGTTCATGATCAAACTTTGGAATCATGGTCTTCTTGATGCGGGCGCAATGAACAACTGTAGCATGATACTTCAAAGATGCCAAAATGAGGGATTGGATGCTATGAAAAGCTGAAATGAACAAGTGATACACAACTTCAACATCAGGGTTTAGAGATGATACAGTGCATGCACACTGTTTTTTTCTCCTGATCATCCCATTCATTCCTTTTCCATTCTTTCTCTCACAATTTGGCCAGAATTGGTCCTTAAATATTCTTTCTCATTGTTGTAATGGCAATACTTTATTCAACACTGGCCTTAGGTTTTACCTTTTTAACATAAAGAAGTTGACTTGTCAgtccctttgttcttgctcTGATTATATGTTTCTTCCTTCTTGAATTTGCCTAAAGCAAGCTTTTAACTTAATAAAGACCAGAAAGAATATGTCCTTCCGCAACCGGTCTTCGCTGTGCAACTAGCAATGGCTAAATCTAATTTCACtgtgtaatttaaatttgaaactgaaataattaaaacaacaACTTAATCTCGTATGTTTAATTGccatttattaaaataaaaaattattaatcaatATGATACCAActaattatttaactattttcatAGTAACAcgaaattttcttaattataaaacaacatatttattaaaataaaaatactgaCTAATTGTCTTTTCCAAGTCCTCTTGCGACTGTCAAGCACTTCAATGGAGAGTCTCCAGGGGTTTGCTAATATCCACCCTTACCAATATTATGAGTCCCATGTTGTGTTAGAGTCAGCCAAGCAATTTGGGTCGCTGCGTTTTCATGATGATCAATGATCACGTCCAAGATTGAAAACTTACATGCTAATTCATGCAGTTCTGGCTTATTCCTAATTTTCCATTCCATTCACCAGTCGTTCTATTTGGCCAGCAATTGGTTCTTAGATATTCTTTCTCGGTCAGAGCGAAGAGAGGAGCTGTAGTTGTTTTTGGACAGGGGTATTGGGAGTGTATACTGATTTACAGGTTAAGGGCATATCAACCAATATCCTTGTCGTTCTGGCTGGTTGCTCGACATGTCTCTTGCAAAGGGGAAATGTAATTTCCCAGCTCTTTAATGATAATCTtcttataattttcaaaaaaaaaaaaaagatattcttTCTCAGGAGAAGTGAAATCTTGCTTCTCCAGGGTTGTAACATTCAATGAATACTGGGGCTTGGGTTCATAAAAGAAAGAACCGAAAGGATTAAAATTGGTTTCACTTTTctgagaaagagagagaaaaaccaacatatatatatatatatcatattgACTAGGCAAACAATCcattcataaaatatttattagaaaTCCAGAAAGCGATAAAGGGGAAAAGGTCTGCAAGCCCGCAACTAGTATAAACAACAACCCCATGTGTACAGCACGACTAGAAACTGCGTTGAAAC
This window encodes:
- the LOC18606194 gene encoding polycomb group protein EMBRYONIC FLOWER 2, which produces MCCQNSCMHLSAEESDSAAENLLVYCKPVELYNILHRRALHNPSFLRRCLKYKIQARHRRRLRAGIVIFNYKDYGNMLQKTEVTEDFSCPFCLMQCARFKGLRYHLCSSHDLFNFDFWVTEEYQVVNVSVKIDIMVSETVASGVDPRVETFCFCSKPRRRWATNPLQSEKNVNVQFLELDSPKMASESRQNGFLEKDDGERVSKSIPVERDMQNGWHGVENYGSDYTSATECVAPVATSCNGPGVSIAMAQSPVEPDCIKSLSANDTAVPPVKTKKIMAERSEPRNRMLLVKRQFFHSHRVQPMAIDQVMSDRDSEDEVDDDIADLEDRRMLDDFVDVSKDEKQLMHLWNSFVRKQRVLADGHVPWACEAFSKLHGQELVQSPALFWCWRLFMIKLWNHGLLDAGAMNNCSMILQRCQNEGLDAMKS